A part of Periophthalmus magnuspinnatus isolate fPerMag1 chromosome 14, fPerMag1.2.pri, whole genome shotgun sequence genomic DNA contains:
- the gjb1a gene encoding connexin 27.5 isoform X2, which translates to MNWASFYTVISGVNRHSTGIGRIWLSVLFIFRILVLVVAAETVWGDEKSGFTCNTQQPGCDSVCYDHFFPISHIRLWALQLILVSTPALLVAMHVAHRRHIDKRICKLSGKASPKDLEQIKTQKMKLTGALWWTYVISLVFRIIFEVTFMYLFYMIYPGYKMIRLVKCDSYPCPNTVDCFVSRPTEKTVFTVFMLAVSGLCILLNIAEVVFLVAKAYSKHLGNTGESSIGDWLRHKL; encoded by the coding sequence ATGAACTGGGCTTCCTTCTACACTGTGATTAGCGGGGTCAACAGACACTCCACTGGCATCGGTCGAATATGGCTCTCTGTCCTGTTTATATTTCGTATTTTGGTGCTTGTTGTTGCCGCGGAGACAGTATGGGGTGATGAGAAGTCTGGGTTTACCTGTAACACTCAGCAGCCAGGGTGTGATAGTGTCTGCTATGACCACTTTTTCCCCATCTCTCATATCCGCTTGTGGGCACTTCAACTCATCCTTGTCTCCACTCCTGCTCTGCTGGTTGCAATGCATGTAGCCCACCGGCGTCATATTGACAAAAGGATCTGCAAACTGTCTGGGAAGGCCAGTCCCAAAGACCTGgaacagataaaaacacaaaagatgaAGCTCACAGGAGCACTATGGTGGACCTATGTCATCAGCCTTGTGTTTAGGATCATATTTGAAGTCACTTTCATGTACTTGTTTTACATGATCTACCCAGGATACAAGATGATACGCCTGGTGAAGTGTGACTCGTACCCCTGTCCCAACACGGTGGACTGCTTTGTGTCCCGTCCCACGGAGAAAACTGTCTTCACCGTCTTCATGTTAGCCGTGTCTGGGCTGTGCATCCTGCTCAACATTGCAGAAGTAGTTTTCCTGGTGGCAAAAGCCTATAGTAAGCATTTAGGTAACACTGGGGAATCAAGCATAGGAGACTGGTTACGCCACAAACTCTGA
- the gjb1a gene encoding connexin 27.5 isoform X1: MTLKPPAQPELEPKMNWASFYTVISGVNRHSTGIGRIWLSVLFIFRILVLVVAAETVWGDEKSGFTCNTQQPGCDSVCYDHFFPISHIRLWALQLILVSTPALLVAMHVAHRRHIDKRICKLSGKASPKDLEQIKTQKMKLTGALWWTYVISLVFRIIFEVTFMYLFYMIYPGYKMIRLVKCDSYPCPNTVDCFVSRPTEKTVFTVFMLAVSGLCILLNIAEVVFLVAKAYSKHLGNTGESSIGDWLRHKL, from the exons ATGACTCTGAAGCCTCCTGCTCAACCCG agcTGGAACCAAAGATGAACTGGGCTTCCTTCTACACTGTGATTAGCGGGGTCAACAGACACTCCACTGGCATCGGTCGAATATGGCTCTCTGTCCTGTTTATATTTCGTATTTTGGTGCTTGTTGTTGCCGCGGAGACAGTATGGGGTGATGAGAAGTCTGGGTTTACCTGTAACACTCAGCAGCCAGGGTGTGATAGTGTCTGCTATGACCACTTTTTCCCCATCTCTCATATCCGCTTGTGGGCACTTCAACTCATCCTTGTCTCCACTCCTGCTCTGCTGGTTGCAATGCATGTAGCCCACCGGCGTCATATTGACAAAAGGATCTGCAAACTGTCTGGGAAGGCCAGTCCCAAAGACCTGgaacagataaaaacacaaaagatgaAGCTCACAGGAGCACTATGGTGGACCTATGTCATCAGCCTTGTGTTTAGGATCATATTTGAAGTCACTTTCATGTACTTGTTTTACATGATCTACCCAGGATACAAGATGATACGCCTGGTGAAGTGTGACTCGTACCCCTGTCCCAACACGGTGGACTGCTTTGTGTCCCGTCCCACGGAGAAAACTGTCTTCACCGTCTTCATGTTAGCCGTGTCTGGGCTGTGCATCCTGCTCAACATTGCAGAAGTAGTTTTCCTGGTGGCAAAAGCCTATAGTAAGCATTTAGGTAACACTGGGGAATCAAGCATAGGAGACTGGTTACGCCACAAACTCTGA
- the LOC117381716 gene encoding gap junction alpha-3 protein-like encodes MADWNSLGKLLESAQEHSTVVGKVWLTVLFIFRIMVLGAAAEKVWGDEQSGFTCDTKQPGCQNVCYDKTFPISHIRFWVMQIIFVSTPTLIYLGHILHLVRMEEKEKQKEKELALQSEKQQQLMDIKAKKASIKDNQGHVRLQGALLRTYVFNIIFKTLFEVAFIIAQYFLYGFQLKPMYTCDRWPCPNVVNCYISRPTEKTVFILFMLAVACISLLLNLVEMYHLGFTKCHQGLRYRRNKARLEAAKPLSDSVIPYVHGYNYYGGHTAPEPFAPEPKYSLQEPSAAYSPYNGKAVYKQNRDNLAVEKRGKTEDDRYERYERKPSNAGLELLLLEQQRRNSVSSKPSTTKSRMDDLQI; translated from the coding sequence ATGGCGGACTGGAACTCCTTGGGGAAGCTGCTCGAGAGTGCCCAGGAGCACTCCACTGTGGTGGGGAAAGTGTGGCTGACGGTGCTGTTTATCTTCCGGATCATGGTTCTGGGCGCAGCAGCAGAGAAGGTGTGGGGCGATGAGCAGTCTGGATTCACCTGTGACACCAAACAGCCCGGTTGTCAGAATGTCTGCTACGACAAAACTTTCCCCATCTCGCACATCCGCTTCTGGGTCATGCAGATCATCTTTGTGTCCACTCCCACACTGATTTACCTGGGCCACATCTTGCATCTCGTGCGCATGgaggaaaaggaaaaacaaaaggagAAAGAGCTTGCACTGCAGAGTGAGAAACAGCAGCAATTAATGGACATAAAAGCCAAAAAGGCCTCAATCAAAGACAACCAGGGCCATGTGCGCTTGCAGGGTGCATTACTCCGGACCTATGTCTTCAATATTATTTTCAAAACCTTGTTTGAAGTGGCATTTATTATAGCTCAGTATTTTTTGTATGGGTTTCAGTTAAAGCCCATGTACACTTGTGACCGCTGGCCATGTCCCAATGTAGTGAACTGCTACATCTCTCGACCCACTGAAAAGACGGTCTTCATCCTCTTTATGCTGGCAGTGGCCTGTATCTCTTTGCTGCTCAATCTGGTGGAAATGTATCACCTCGGCTTCACTAAATGTCATCAGGGCCTCCGCTACAGACGCAACAAGGCCCGGCTCGAGGCAGCCAAGCCCCTGAGTGACAGTGTAATTCCTTATGTGCACGGATATAACTACTACGGAGGCCACACTGCGCCTGAACCCTTTGCCCCAGAGCCCAAGTACAGCCTACAAGAGCCTTCTGCTGCTTACAGCCCATACAACGGCAAGGCAGTctacaaacaaaacagagacaATCTGGCagtagagaagagagggaaaactGAAGATGACAGATACGAAAGATACGAGAGGAAACCATCGAACGCAGGTTTAGAGTTATTGCTACTAGAACAACAGAGGAGAAACAGTGTGTCTAGCAAGCCCAGCACCACCAAGAGCAGGATGGATGACCTGCAGATCTGA